From a region of the Podospora pseudopauciseta strain CBS 411.78 chromosome 7 map unlocalized CBS411.78m_7, whole genome shotgun sequence genome:
- a CDS encoding uncharacterized protein (COG:A; EggNog:ENOG503NZJF) has translation MEQITQPSTRDQNAGHGLEQDITVRSNENDEWHESIRDALRILDLPDNFTVGLDLMTMTTTTSFQGFQKIPPGRHFLWVQQPGAPFRSGYWFVSKNWRGNFWIIKWDKFNEVLAEPTPEEKKDAVDRADFEKLVPYTLDGLTNNKGRSGGEPVVADYSFAPTDSSQPVWSRDPASLWAMLTDDITTDTIPRNKLEPRNNEFLVDSTTDRRPELPLESSSAMQAKYDGQFHFIPFSHIPREAGSGRSIGRPHDEIMDEILSEIQFSFLTGTLLSNLACLEHWWDLVLRVVLKSWDLVWARPKFVGDMITILHAQLYFTEVCLEGDNTPVLGGCKEKSKTEAGPNPDRVLYQVKRGSRERLKKALESFRQDMKTRVQGQDTIIRIPGQSGKIAEARKRFEELECFFGLGWDLGGKGSGANREDSSSSEDEDAKEDENWNSEDDDDQPVMVELDEKGREVGLVSFND, from the coding sequence ATGGAACAAATCACACAACCAAGCACACGAGATCAAAATGCCGGCCATGGACTCGAGCAGGATATCACTGTACGGTCAAATGAAAATGATGAATGGCACGAGAGCATCAGGGACGCATTACGGATACTAGACCTACCAGACAACTTCACCGTTGGGCTCGACCTGATGACCATgactaccaccaccagcttccAAGGGTTTCAAAAAATCCCTCCAGGACGTCATTTTCTTTGGGTGCAACAACCAGGTGCTCCCTTCCGGTCAGGGTACTGGTTCGTGTCAAAAAATTGGCGAGGAAATTTTTGGATCATAAAGTGGGACAAGTTCAACGAGGTGCTGGCCGAACCGACTcctgaggagaagaaggatgctgTTGACAGAGCGGATTTCGAGAAACTCGTACCATACACCCTTGATGGGCTGACTAACAACAAGGGCCGGTCCGGTGGTGAACCGGTAGTTGCTGATTACTCGTTTGCACCCACTGACTCTTCGCAGCCGGTTTGGTCACGAGATCCTGCGTCCCTCTGGGCCATGCTGACGGATGATATTACTACCGACACCATTCCTCGAAACAAATTGGAGCCACGTAACAACGAATTTCTTGTCGATTCGACTACTGATCGCAGGCCAGAGCTGCCACTGGAAAGTAGTTCAGCAATGCAAGCAAAATACGACGGCCAGTTTCACTTTATCCCGTTCTCCCACATACCGAGGGAAGCTGGGTCCGGAAGATCAATTGGCAGACCACACGACGAAATAATGGACGAGATACTCTCCGAGATACAATTCTCCTTTCTGACCGGAACCTTGCTCAGCAACCTGGCCTGCCTTGAGCACTGGTGGGACTTGGTGTTGAGAGTGGTGTTGAAATCCTGGGATTTGGTTTGGGCACGACCCAAGTTTGTGGGGGACATGATTACGATTCTGCATGCCCAATTGTACTTCACAGAGGTGTGTCTTGAGGGGGACAACACGCctgtgttgggggggtgcaAGGAGAAGTCCAAGACTGAGGCTGGTCCGAATCCGGATAGGGTGTTGTATCAGGTCAAGAGGGGAAGCAGGGAACGGTTGAAGAAGGCGCTGGAGAGCTTTAGACAGGACATGAAGACTCGTGTTCAGGGGCAGGACACGATAATTCGTATTCCAGGGCAGAGTGGGAAGATTGCGGAGGCCAGGAAGAGGTTTGAAGAGTTGGAATGCTTCTTCGGTTTGGGCTGGGACCTTGGGGGAAAGGGTTCTGGTGCCAACAGAGaggacagcagcagtagcgaggatgaggatgcaAAGGAAGACGAGAACTGGAATagcgaagatgatgatgatcagcCGGTTATGGTTGAGTTGGACGAGAAGGGAAGAGAAGTCGGGCTGGTCAGCTTTAACGACTAG
- the dot2 gene encoding ESCRT II complex subunit Dot2 (BUSCO:EOG0926477X; EggNog:ENOG503NTWB; COG:U), translating to MSRKGVGLAAFDRSRLTSASYANHGTTLRTTNAQALETQLSVFRSLLQQFAQQHGKEIRSNPSFRAQFARMCTAIGVDFLAASASHEGSGGKGGESSIWGQLLGRTVNDFYFELAVKVVEVCSDTRGENGGLIEVRKVRELLQVRQEKQMGGPGQKEGGGLTEDDVLRAVGTLKPLGSAYSIVRVGSKPYIRSVPKELNTDQSAVLEAVQVLGYVSVSMLMVNLKWARARAKTAVEDLVGEGMLWVDKQAGGEWDYWSPGFMLEGQDGGGFGG from the coding sequence ATGTCACGCAAAGGCGTCGGCCTCGCCGCCTTTGATCGCTCCCGCCTCACCTCGGCCTCGTACGCAAACCACGGCACCACTCTCCGCACCACCAACGCCCAAGCCCTCGAAACTCAGCTCTCCGTCTTTcgctccctcctccagcagtTTGCACAGCAACACGGCAAAGAAATCCGCTCCAACCCCTCTTTCCGCGCCCAGTTTGCCCGGATGTGCACCGCCATCGGGGTGGACTTTCTGGCTGCCTCGGCCAGCCACGAAGGCAgcgggggaaagggaggggagagcTCCATCTGGGGCCAGCTGCTAGGGAGGACGGTGAACGACTTTTACTTTGAGCTCGCGGTGAaagtggtggaggtttgCTCTGACACGAGGGGGGAGAACGGGGGGTTGATtgaggtgaggaaggtgagggagCTGCTGCAGGTGAGGCAGGAGAAGCAGATGGGCGGTCCGGGGcagaaggaagggggggggttgacggAGGATGATGTACTGCGGGCGGTAGGGACGCTCAAGCCGTTGGGGTCGGCGTACTCGATTGTGAGGGTGGGGTCGAAGCCGTATATTCGGTCGGTGCCGAAGGAGCTGAATACGGATCAGAGTGCTGTGCTGGAGGCGGTGCAGGTGCTGGGGTATGTGTCGGTTtcgatgttgatggtgaaTTTGAAgtgggcgagggcgagggccaagacggcggtggaggatttggtcGGGGAGGGGATGCTGTGGGTTGATAAGCAGGCTGGGGGTGAGTGGGATTACTGGAGTCCTGGGTTTATGCTGGAGGGGCAggacggtggtgggtttggggggtga
- a CDS encoding uncharacterized protein (EggNog:ENOG503P4QD) translates to MSTTPPSKPPPGFSGPPQQQQSPPYGDNDDEGKGKQRVLPRNLALSNYDPQAVPVRPHDMSIPLSSLTAYQLRPPARLSRAWRPNCHHSVMSTLYQVSERFKCDNCKRSHPFGWLYRCVMDREPLIIGIKELGFQIAFDQLGHNFSQQMTLGKHGADARSEKYSFLDEITREQLWNYTPEELKEILAQRDHVLDVITNERLRDQDFNNQYGFKYPDDDRPWMPDPKYECQHKVCHRCHPIGRQKSWVSLDGVLNGDIPPTVATGYSFSQVKIRPCVDVETVKNLGCRPVPLPRDHKAHAPVASSSSSVSPNEITDDHVITESTGMVYDQDTGDPIASISTFGHPVLASPPTTAEPVFSVDLDGLWTRITAPGYTTSVKDDETESETDLSSSFEHAEHNKSDAEEANGMDIFGSEPLEVIEGVALTEEAVEFGTADIVVSTTANGVADTTGLTTPTLGVPRGLSPSSGMSNEQ, encoded by the exons ATGAGCACCACACCCCCATCAAAGCCACCCCCGGGCTTCTCAGgcccaccacaacaacagcagagTCCACCTTATggtgataatgatgatgagggaaaggggaagcAGAGAGTTTTGCCTCGTAACCTCGCGCTGTCAAACTACGATCCCCAGGCCGTGCCCGTACGTCCGCACGATATGAGCATCCCACTCTCAAGCCTCACAGCCTACCAGCTCAGACCTCCAGCTCGACTCTCCCGCGCCTGGAGGCCAAACTGCCACCATTCCGTCATGTCAACACTGTACCAGGTCAGCGAGCGATTCAAGTGCGATAACTGCAAGAGGTCTCACCCATTTGGGTGGCTATATCGCTGTGTCATGGACCGAGAACCTCTGATTATTGGGATAAAAGAACTCGGTTTCCAG ATTGCCTTTGATCAACTGGGCCACAACTTTTCCCAGCAAATGACACTCGGCAAACACGGCGCAGACGCACGAAGCGAAAAGTACAGCTTCTTGGACGAAATAACACGGGAGCAACTCTGGAACTACACTCCAGAAGAGTTGAAGGAGATTCTCGCCCAACGCGACCACGTCCTGGACGTGATAACTAACGAGCGTCTTCGGGACCAGGACTTCAACAATCAGTACGGGTTCAAATACCCCGATGACGACCGTCCTTGGATGCCGGACCCCAAGTATGAGTGTCAGCACAAAGTCTGTCACAGATGCCACCCTATCGGTAGACAAAAGTCTTGGGTTAGTCTGGATGGTGTTCTGAACGGAGATATACCTCCCACTGTAGCCACTGGGTATTCGTTCAGCCAAGTGAAAATAAGGCCATGTGTCGATGTGGAGACTGTAAAGAACTTGGGATGTCGGCCTGTTCCACTG CCCCGTGACCACAAAGCCCATGCCCCTGtcgcttcttcttcttcttcggtcTCACCCAACGAGATCACTGATGACCACGTCATAACGGAATCGACAGGCATGGTTTACGATCAGGATACTGGGGATCCGATTGCCTCCATCTCGACTTTTGGCCATCCGGTACTAGCCTCGCCACCAACGACAGCCGAGCCAGTCTTCTCCGTCGACTTGGATGGCCTATGGACTCGTATCACGGCCCCGGGCTACACCACTTCCGTCAAGGATGACGAAACCGAATCCGAGACTGATCTGTCATCATCCTTTGAACACGCCGAGCACAACAAATCAGATGCGGAAGAGGCCAATGGGATGGACATCTTTGGATCTGAACCTTTGGAGGTTATCGAGGGGGTGGCCTTGAccgaggaggctgttgagTTCGGGACTGCAGACATTGTTGTCTCAACGACAGCCAATGGCGTTGCAGATACTACAGGGCTGACAACCCCCACTCTGGGGGTACCCCGGGGTTTGAGCCCCAGTTCAGGAATGTCCAATGAGCAGTAA
- a CDS encoding uncharacterized protein (COG:S; EggNog:ENOG503NU9H) — translation MLRELPPQQATSLPRPGQEQLPGKQHMERTADYSGLPSPYPSTVGDAQSEASSVDPATVASTTYSQQPEVRSATAYPAAGTPTSSEYSVYPPHSARSANGTFPDTHLQRSYHPASNHQGSSGGMAQTPTSPLPLQDGRSHHNLQQARSDSGVPIDPSIAAASPTTYSHPQYSPYAAPHQDMSHQYAHSGVYQTSRPDWATYQSPGGVMAGGHHAVFAPSASAAAQPRPNQVYSFVPIPGAQQHKRPRRRYEEIERMYKCGWNGCEKAYGTLNHLNAHVTMQGHGNKRTPEEFKEIRKEWKARKKEEEAQRKAEEERQRQAAASAAAAQGTADSSVADGAQPATTYSGSRAVQLPPIGYGPAQYPAPPSAGMQQPLSEYQSAAHVYPSYSPPTYGQTSQPMYNQRM, via the exons ATGCTTAGGGAGCTTCCACCACAGCAGGCTACATCGCTCCCCCGCCCTGGCCAGGAACAGCTGCCAGGCAAACAGCATATGGAACGCACTGCCGACTATTCAGGTTTGCCATCGCCTTATCCTAGTACCGTCGGCGACGCCCAATCTGAGGCCTCTTCTGTAGATCCTGCTACGGTTGCATCAACAACATATTCTCAGCAGCCAGAAGTAAGGTCAGCAACCGCGTACCCGGCAGCAGGCACACCAACTTCTTCAGAGTACAGCGTGTATCCTCCTCACTCAGCCCGGTCTGCCAACGGCACTTTTCCGGACACCCATCTCCAGCGTTCCTACCACCCGGCCAGCAACCACCAAGGCAGCAGTGGAGGTATGGCGCAAACACCAACCAGTCCGTTGCCTTTACAAGATGGGCGTAGCCATCACAACCTGCAGCAAGCCAGATCTGACAGCGGAGTACCTATAGATCCATCAATCGCCGCAGCAAGCCCGACGACGTATTCTCATCCGCAATATTCGCCCTACGCCGCTCCCCATCAAGACATGTCCCACCAATACGCCCACTCGGGTGTTTACCAGACAAGTCGACCAGATTGGGCCACCTATCAGTCCCCTGGCGGGGTTATGGCCGGAGGCCACCACGCTGTCTTCGCCCCATCAGCATCGGCAGCTGCTCAACCACGACCTAATCAG GTGTACTCATTCGTGCCAATTCCGGGTGCGCAACAACATAAACGCCCTCGGAGAAGATATGAAGAAATCGAGCGCATGTATAAGTGCGGGTGGAATGGGTGCGAAAAGGCCTATGGGACACTCAACCATCTCAATGCGCATGTCACCATGCAGGGTCATGGAAACAAGAGGACTCCTGAAG AATTCAAGGAAATACGTAAAGAGTGGAAGGCgcgcaagaaggaggaggaagctcAAAGGAAGGCGGAAGAAGAGCGCCAACGCCAGGctgccgcctccgccgctgCTGCGCAAGGCACGGCGGATTCCTCCGTCGCCGACGGTGCCCAACCAGCCACCACATATTCAGGTTCAAGGGCCGTTCAGCTCCCGCCGATTGGTTACGGTCCTGCTCAGTaccctgcccctccttcgGCGGGCATGCAGCAGCCCCTTTCCGAGTACCAGAGCGCTGCTCACGTCTACCCCAGCTACTCGCCCCCTACGTACGGTCAAACATCTCAGCCAATGTATAACCAGCGTATGTAA